Proteins encoded by one window of Anderseniella sp. Alg231-50:
- a CDS encoding crotonase/enoyl-CoA hydratase family protein, with protein MTVRVEKSGAVWTVIHSRPQARNAMDPESADALQEAFVEFDRDDTASVAVFWGEGGAFCAGWDLKFAAALESDDPLVELEFAGMPENDPRGPMGPSRLELDKPVIAAVAGPAVAGGMELAMWADMRVMERSAYMGVYCRRWGIPLIDGGTVRLPRLVGEGRAMDIVLTGRKVTAEECERIGLCEYVVDDGGARDKAEQLAHDIARFPQSCVRADRRSVVAQHGLGVRDALRREWHNGRPELVAGGLQGAGRFSAGKGRHGDFDKIS; from the coding sequence TTGACGGTGCGGGTTGAAAAGTCAGGTGCAGTGTGGACTGTCATTCATTCAAGGCCACAGGCGCGCAATGCCATGGACCCGGAAAGCGCGGATGCCCTGCAGGAGGCATTTGTTGAATTTGACCGTGACGACACTGCTTCGGTTGCCGTGTTCTGGGGCGAGGGCGGGGCGTTTTGTGCGGGCTGGGATTTGAAATTTGCAGCCGCCCTTGAGAGCGATGACCCGCTGGTGGAGCTGGAATTCGCGGGCATGCCGGAGAACGATCCGCGCGGTCCCATGGGGCCATCGCGCCTAGAGCTCGACAAGCCGGTGATCGCCGCTGTTGCCGGTCCGGCTGTTGCCGGCGGCATGGAACTGGCCATGTGGGCTGATATGCGGGTGATGGAGCGGTCCGCTTACATGGGGGTTTACTGCCGGCGCTGGGGCATACCGCTGATTGACGGCGGAACCGTGCGCCTGCCGCGCCTGGTAGGCGAGGGGCGGGCCATGGACATCGTGCTGACCGGCCGCAAGGTAACGGCCGAAGAGTGTGAACGCATTGGGCTGTGTGAATATGTGGTGGACGATGGCGGTGCACGAGACAAGGCCGAACAACTGGCTCATGATATTGCAAGGTTCCCGCAGAGTTGCGTGCGTGCCGACCGGCGCTCGGTTGTTGCCCAGCACGGTCTCGGCGTGCGTGATGCATTGCGTCGCGAATGGCACAACGGGCGCCCGGAACTGGTTGCCGGAGGCTTGCAGGGCGCCGGTCGTTTCAGCGCCGGCAAGGGCCGCCATGGCGACTTTGACAAGATCAGCTAG